In the Diorhabda carinulata isolate Delta chromosome 9, icDioCari1.1, whole genome shotgun sequence genome, one interval contains:
- the LOC130897740 gene encoding lipid storage droplets surface-binding protein 1-like isoform X2 translates to MPQTVRKRFEWNDLDAVNRITNIPIVETGWSYAGGFYQKIKNSNSLMHWTLDTAELSAQTIVEAASPALFLLEGPINSIDDIVCKSLDILEQKVPSINLPPEMIYYNTKQYVQEMGTRIAQPVIKRADSVKKIGDTVLSSKYTAYAADTLDGVLDVAEKYVDKYLPGEDEQIIDETDKPANEEGPKGKAIHTIHHAEKFSRKLKRKVTLRTIAEVKALKHQSVEAVHVLTYVIELVATDPILAFQKGKELWASLSKDEPENQARPANLEQLIVLLVRESSRRVVHLINASSDILSTFPRRLYHSVGVLINKVLATTDSAVKTVHMENVQGTIIAILKAQGYVLAVAIKNINDQISEYLEQVAENLSKHDENSPGALSVPQITVNNPKATLKNTKQNSNGFENNL, encoded by the exons A TGCCACaaacggttagaaaaagatTCGAATGGAACGATCTGGACGCGGTCAATCGTATTACAAATATCCCGATAGTGGAAACCGGATGGTCTTATGCAGGAGGCttctatcaaaaaataaaa aattcgAATTCGTTGATGCATTGGACTTTAGATACCGCCGAACTATCAGCTCAAACTATAGTGGAAGCTGCTTCACCAGCTCTGTTCCTATTGGAAGGACCTATCAATTCCATTGACGATATCGTTTGTAAAAGTTTGGATATCTTGGAACAAAAAGTACCGTCGATAAATCTTCCACCGGAAATG atttattacaATACGAAACAATACGTACAAGAAATGGGAACGAGAATCGCCCAGCCGGTTATAAAACGCGCGGATTCCGTGAAAAAAATAGGAGACACAGTTCTATCTAGCAAATACACGGCTTACGCTGCTGATACTTTAGACGGCGTATTAGACGTCGCGGAAAAATACGTCGATAAATATCTACCCGGCGAAGACGAACAAATTATCGATG AAACTGATAAACCTGCGAATGAAGAAGGACCGAAAGGAAAAGCCATCCATACAATACACCACGCCGAAAAATTTTCCAGGAAACTGAAAAGGAAAGTAACTCTAAGAACGATTGCAGAAGTTAAAGCACTCAAACATCAAAGCGTGGAAGCTGTACATGTTCTAACTTACGTTATTGAATTG GTAGCCACCGATCCAATCCTTGCGTTTCAAAAAGGAAAAGAGCTATGGGCGAGTTTGAGTAAAGATGAACCTGAAAATCAAGCTAGACCGGCAAATTTGGAACAGCTGATTGTTCTGCTGGTAAGAGAATCATCACGACGCGTTGTTCATTTGATTAATGCTTCGAGTGATATACTCAGTACTTTTCCCAGAAGGTTATATCATTCTGTGGgagttttaataaataaagttttggCTACAACGGATTCTGCTGTTAAA ACCGTGCACATGGAAAACGTCCAAGGAACGATTATCGCCATTTTGAAAGCTCAAGGATACGTATTGGCGGttgcaattaaaaatattaatgaccAAATAAGCGAATACTTG GAACAAGTTGCTGAAAATCTCTCCAAACATGACGAAAATTCTCCAGGAGCATTATCCGTGCCTCAAATTACAGTGAACAATCCAAAAGCAACCTTAAAAAATACCAAACAAAATTCGAATGgtttcgaaaataatttataa
- the LOC130897740 gene encoding lipid storage droplets surface-binding protein 1-like isoform X1: MVHRRRFRKNFKNKIIPRNDFESTVTVKNFESISVQTDDEMPQTVRKRFEWNDLDAVNRITNIPIVETGWSYAGGFYQKIKNSNSLMHWTLDTAELSAQTIVEAASPALFLLEGPINSIDDIVCKSLDILEQKVPSINLPPEMIYYNTKQYVQEMGTRIAQPVIKRADSVKKIGDTVLSSKYTAYAADTLDGVLDVAEKYVDKYLPGEDEQIIDETDKPANEEGPKGKAIHTIHHAEKFSRKLKRKVTLRTIAEVKALKHQSVEAVHVLTYVIELVATDPILAFQKGKELWASLSKDEPENQARPANLEQLIVLLVRESSRRVVHLINASSDILSTFPRRLYHSVGVLINKVLATTDSAVKTVHMENVQGTIIAILKAQGYVLAVAIKNINDQISEYLEQVAENLSKHDENSPGALSVPQITVNNPKATLKNTKQNSNGFENNL, encoded by the exons ATGGTTCATAGGAGacgatttagaaaaaatttcaaaaacaaaataatacctCGAAATGATTTTGAATCGACAGTAacagttaaaaattttgaatctatttcGGTCCAAACAGATGATGAAA TGCCACaaacggttagaaaaagatTCGAATGGAACGATCTGGACGCGGTCAATCGTATTACAAATATCCCGATAGTGGAAACCGGATGGTCTTATGCAGGAGGCttctatcaaaaaataaaa aattcgAATTCGTTGATGCATTGGACTTTAGATACCGCCGAACTATCAGCTCAAACTATAGTGGAAGCTGCTTCACCAGCTCTGTTCCTATTGGAAGGACCTATCAATTCCATTGACGATATCGTTTGTAAAAGTTTGGATATCTTGGAACAAAAAGTACCGTCGATAAATCTTCCACCGGAAATG atttattacaATACGAAACAATACGTACAAGAAATGGGAACGAGAATCGCCCAGCCGGTTATAAAACGCGCGGATTCCGTGAAAAAAATAGGAGACACAGTTCTATCTAGCAAATACACGGCTTACGCTGCTGATACTTTAGACGGCGTATTAGACGTCGCGGAAAAATACGTCGATAAATATCTACCCGGCGAAGACGAACAAATTATCGATG AAACTGATAAACCTGCGAATGAAGAAGGACCGAAAGGAAAAGCCATCCATACAATACACCACGCCGAAAAATTTTCCAGGAAACTGAAAAGGAAAGTAACTCTAAGAACGATTGCAGAAGTTAAAGCACTCAAACATCAAAGCGTGGAAGCTGTACATGTTCTAACTTACGTTATTGAATTG GTAGCCACCGATCCAATCCTTGCGTTTCAAAAAGGAAAAGAGCTATGGGCGAGTTTGAGTAAAGATGAACCTGAAAATCAAGCTAGACCGGCAAATTTGGAACAGCTGATTGTTCTGCTGGTAAGAGAATCATCACGACGCGTTGTTCATTTGATTAATGCTTCGAGTGATATACTCAGTACTTTTCCCAGAAGGTTATATCATTCTGTGGgagttttaataaataaagttttggCTACAACGGATTCTGCTGTTAAA ACCGTGCACATGGAAAACGTCCAAGGAACGATTATCGCCATTTTGAAAGCTCAAGGATACGTATTGGCGGttgcaattaaaaatattaatgaccAAATAAGCGAATACTTG GAACAAGTTGCTGAAAATCTCTCCAAACATGACGAAAATTCTCCAGGAGCATTATCCGTGCCTCAAATTACAGTGAACAATCCAAAAGCAACCTTAAAAAATACCAAACAAAATTCGAATGgtttcgaaaataatttataa